The following coding sequences are from one Hymenobacter sp. DG25A window:
- a CDS encoding ABC transporter ATP-binding protein, which yields MTYVRPYQRVFYFLIFLTVATAALGTLRPFLIQQMVDVSIEQGDMVGVNKMFGLLIILLVAHTLVSYLQTYFGGWLGQYIVRDIRVDLYQHILNLRLKFFDRTPIGQLVTRNISDVETLSDVFSEGLAAMIGDILQLVFIMGFMFYIDWRLTLVSLSVIPPLLFSTYVFKEKVKKSFQEVRTAVAALNSFVQEHLTGMNVVQIFNNEEREFRKFEKINQEHTRANIRSVLYYSIYFPVAEVLAAVGVGLLVWYAAQGQIEGTISKGALIAFIMYNALFFRPIRQIADRFNTLQLGLVSTERLLKLLDSKELIADTGTFAPANLRGDVEFDHVWFAYNDEEWVLRDISFTAQAGQTVAFVGATGAGKTSIINLLSRFYEINKGTIRIDGHDLREFDLKHLRRHIGVVLQDVFLFAGTIKDNITLGNQDITEAQIWEAADLVGARRFIERLPGALQYEVMERGATLSVGQRQLISFVRAMVYQPRIIILDEATSSVDSETEELIQQAIEKLMQGRTSLVIAHRLSTIQKADRIIVLDRGEIKESGTHEELLRHGGFYQQLYQMQYKDALA from the coding sequence ATGACCTACGTGCGCCCTTACCAGCGGGTATTCTACTTTCTGATATTCCTGACCGTGGCCACGGCTGCGCTGGGCACTTTGCGTCCCTTCCTGATTCAGCAGATGGTGGACGTGAGCATTGAGCAGGGCGACATGGTGGGCGTGAACAAGATGTTCGGTCTGCTCATTATCCTGCTGGTGGCTCATACCCTGGTCAGCTACCTGCAAACCTACTTCGGCGGCTGGCTGGGCCAGTACATCGTGCGCGACATCCGGGTAGACCTCTACCAGCATATCCTGAATCTGCGCCTGAAGTTCTTCGACCGCACCCCTATCGGGCAGCTCGTCACGCGCAACATCTCCGATGTGGAGACTCTGTCGGATGTTTTCAGCGAGGGTCTGGCCGCCATGATTGGCGACATTCTGCAGCTGGTGTTCATCATGGGCTTCATGTTTTACATCGACTGGCGCCTGACGCTGGTAAGCCTGTCCGTGATTCCGCCGCTGCTTTTCAGCACTTATGTGTTCAAGGAGAAGGTGAAGAAGTCCTTCCAGGAGGTGCGCACGGCCGTAGCGGCCCTGAACTCCTTCGTGCAGGAGCACCTCACGGGAATGAACGTGGTGCAGATTTTCAACAACGAGGAGCGCGAATTCCGCAAGTTTGAGAAGATCAACCAGGAGCATACCCGCGCCAACATTCGCTCCGTGCTCTATTATAGCATCTACTTCCCAGTGGCCGAAGTATTGGCGGCCGTAGGAGTGGGGCTGCTGGTATGGTATGCCGCGCAGGGTCAGATTGAAGGCACCATTTCCAAAGGCGCGCTCATCGCCTTTATCATGTATAATGCGTTGTTTTTTAGGCCGATTCGTCAGATTGCGGACCGGTTTAATACTCTGCAGCTGGGTCTGGTGAGCACGGAGCGCCTGCTGAAGCTGCTCGACAGCAAAGAGCTCATTGCCGATACCGGCACCTTCGCCCCCGCCAACCTGCGCGGCGACGTAGAGTTCGACCACGTCTGGTTTGCCTATAACGACGAGGAATGGGTGCTGCGCGACATCAGCTTCACCGCTCAGGCCGGCCAGACGGTGGCCTTTGTGGGCGCTACCGGTGCGGGCAAAACCAGCATCATCAACCTGCTCAGCCGCTTCTACGAAATCAACAAAGGCACCATCCGCATCGATGGCCACGATCTGCGCGAGTTCGACCTGAAACACCTGCGCCGGCACATTGGCGTGGTGCTGCAGGATGTGTTCCTCTTTGCCGGTACTATTAAGGACAATATCACCCTGGGCAACCAGGATATTACCGAAGCCCAGATCTGGGAAGCGGCCGATTTGGTGGGTGCCCGGCGCTTTATTGAGCGCCTGCCCGGCGCCCTGCAGTACGAGGTAATGGAGCGCGGCGCTACGCTTTCCGTGGGCCAGCGCCAGCTCATCAGCTTTGTGCGCGCCATGGTGTACCAGCCGCGCATCATCATTCTGGATGAAGCCACGTCTTCTGTCGATTCGGAAACCGAGGAGTTGATTCAGCAGGCCATTGAAAAGCTGATGCAGGGCCGCACCTCGCTGGTTATTGCCCACCGCCTCAGCACCATCCAGAAAGCGGACCGCATTATTGTGCTGGACCGGGGCGAAATCAAAGAAAGCGGCACCCACGAGGAGCTGTTGCGCCACGGCGGCTTTTACCAGCAGCTCTATCAGATGCAGTACAAAGACGCGCTGGCCTAA
- a CDS encoding OmpA family protein, producing the protein MRKFLILWVATGTTALLGGCSASEQATKADKRFTRGEYETAIPLYKADVKRGKRVAYSNYRIAESYRLSNRIEQGEEFYKAAVNGGVKSADARFYYGLALKANGKYDEAAEYFTAYAETGGNQALATRAELEAKNLKQIPELLALKTNNEVQALDSLNSPSADFSATLMPTTRELVFASGRDGKKYLGNGEGFNDLYAIKFADEQNMTGGTVRKLEAKFNAPGMHEASATYSPDGKMMIFARSNDGTKKEAKKGFQSVDLFVSYYRGAEWTEPELLRGVNSRTADDFSPVLSPDGKTLYFASSRTGGQGGNDLYKATLEEGNRFASPENLGDKINTPGNENFPAVAPDGTLYFSSDGYPGLGKLDIFMVDKGVVKNLAAPINSPGDDFAPFFTAKDMGVFSSNRSGGKGSDDLYLFRKKPRKLVTLYADGTVLERDSKTRQTKPLAGEDVVLLGRNGQRLQETKSGPDGKFTFKLDTATTYALVADRPGYFTARQGLSTIGKVPPQDQLPNEQNDIRLPVTLTLDKIVVNKAIVVENIFYDFNKWNIRPDAALELDKLVETLNDNPKITIELSSHTDSRGKDAYNLNLSQKRAQSAVDYIISKGIDKSRITARGYGETRPVIKNARKEEEHQRNRRTEFKVTRIDQ; encoded by the coding sequence ATGCGGAAATTTCTGATTCTATGGGTAGCCACCGGCACCACGGCCCTGCTGGGAGGCTGTAGCGCTTCGGAGCAGGCTACCAAAGCCGATAAGCGTTTTACCCGCGGCGAATACGAAACGGCCATTCCGCTCTATAAAGCCGATGTCAAGCGTGGCAAGCGCGTGGCCTATTCCAACTACCGCATTGCGGAATCCTACCGCTTATCTAACCGCATAGAGCAGGGTGAGGAGTTTTACAAAGCAGCCGTGAATGGGGGCGTGAAAAGCGCTGATGCCCGCTTCTACTATGGGTTGGCTCTGAAAGCTAACGGTAAGTACGACGAAGCGGCTGAGTACTTCACCGCTTATGCAGAAACCGGCGGCAACCAGGCCCTGGCCACCCGCGCCGAGCTGGAAGCCAAGAACCTGAAGCAGATACCGGAGTTGCTGGCCCTCAAGACCAACAACGAAGTGCAGGCCCTGGACTCGTTAAATTCGCCGTCCGCGGATTTCAGTGCTACCCTTATGCCCACAACCAGGGAGCTGGTATTTGCCTCGGGTCGGGATGGGAAGAAGTACCTGGGCAACGGCGAAGGGTTTAATGATCTGTACGCCATTAAGTTTGCCGATGAGCAGAATATGACCGGCGGCACCGTGCGTAAGTTGGAGGCCAAGTTCAACGCCCCCGGCATGCACGAGGCCAGCGCTACGTACTCGCCCGATGGCAAAATGATGATTTTCGCCCGCTCGAACGACGGCACTAAGAAGGAAGCCAAGAAAGGCTTCCAGAGTGTGGATCTGTTTGTTTCCTACTACCGCGGAGCGGAATGGACCGAGCCGGAGCTGCTGCGCGGGGTAAACAGCCGCACGGCCGATGACTTTTCGCCGGTGCTTTCCCCTGATGGCAAAACGCTGTACTTCGCCTCCAGCCGCACCGGCGGGCAGGGCGGCAACGACCTGTACAAAGCCACCCTGGAAGAGGGCAACCGCTTTGCCAGCCCCGAAAACCTAGGGGATAAAATCAATACGCCCGGCAACGAGAACTTCCCGGCCGTAGCGCCCGATGGTACGCTGTATTTCTCTTCCGATGGGTATCCGGGCCTGGGCAAGCTGGATATCTTTATGGTGGACAAAGGCGTGGTGAAAAACCTAGCCGCACCCATCAACAGCCCCGGCGACGACTTTGCGCCGTTCTTCACGGCCAAGGATATGGGCGTGTTCTCCTCTAACCGCAGCGGCGGCAAAGGCAGCGACGACCTCTACCTGTTCCGCAAGAAGCCGCGGAAGCTGGTGACGCTGTATGCCGATGGTACCGTGCTGGAGCGGGACAGCAAAACCCGCCAGACCAAGCCCCTGGCCGGAGAAGATGTGGTGCTGCTGGGCCGCAATGGCCAGCGCCTGCAGGAAACGAAATCCGGTCCCGATGGTAAGTTCACTTTCAAGCTGGACACGGCCACTACCTACGCGCTGGTGGCCGACCGCCCCGGCTATTTCACGGCCCGCCAGGGCCTGAGTACCATTGGCAAAGTGCCCCCGCAGGACCAGCTGCCTAATGAGCAGAACGATATCCGCCTGCCCGTCACGCTGACCCTGGACAAGATTGTGGTGAACAAAGCCATTGTGGTGGAGAATATCTTCTACGATTTCAACAAGTGGAATATTCGCCCCGATGCGGCCCTGGAGCTGGATAAGCTGGTAGAAACCCTGAACGACAACCCCAAAATCACCATCGAGCTCAGCTCGCATACCGACTCCCGGGGTAAGGACGCCTACAACCTGAACCTCTCCCAGAAACGGGCGCAGTCGGCGGTAGACTACATCATTTCCAAGGGGATTGACAAGAGCCGCATTACCGCCCGCGGTTACGGCGAAACCCGTCCGGTTATCAAAAATGCCCGCAAGGAGGAAGAGCACCAGCGCAACCGCCGCACGGAGTTCAAAGTCACCCGGATTGATCAATAA
- a CDS encoding (Fe-S)-binding protein, which produces MADLAARGETPEVLFWVGCAGAFDDRYKRVTRAFVRILEHVGVKYAVLGMEETCTGDPAKRAGNEFLFQMQAMQNITTLNGYGIKTVVTACPHCFNTIKNEYPALGGQYEVIHHSTFLQQLINDGRVKAEGGESFKGRRITFHDSCYLGRANNIYEAPRAVLEVLDADLVEMKRCKTNGLCCGAGGAQMWKEPEPGKKDINIERTEEALATLDGNAEVLGNLTGVESTAPGLPAGSNHGGSIIAVGCPFCMTMMADGVKNKEREQDVQVFDLAELIASAEGLNA; this is translated from the coding sequence TTCTGGGTGGGCTGCGCCGGGGCCTTCGATGACCGGTATAAGCGTGTAACGCGGGCTTTCGTGCGTATTCTGGAGCATGTGGGCGTGAAGTACGCCGTGCTGGGCATGGAAGAAACCTGCACCGGCGACCCGGCCAAGCGTGCCGGCAACGAGTTCCTGTTTCAGATGCAGGCCATGCAGAACATTACCACCCTCAATGGCTACGGCATCAAGACGGTGGTAACGGCCTGCCCGCACTGCTTCAATACCATCAAAAACGAATACCCGGCCCTGGGCGGTCAGTACGAGGTGATTCACCACAGTACCTTCCTGCAGCAGCTCATTAACGACGGCCGCGTGAAGGCTGAAGGGGGCGAGTCGTTTAAAGGCCGCCGCATTACCTTCCACGACTCCTGCTACCTGGGCCGCGCCAACAACATCTACGAGGCGCCCCGCGCCGTGCTGGAAGTGCTGGACGCCGACCTGGTGGAAATGAAGCGCTGCAAAACCAACGGCCTCTGCTGCGGCGCTGGTGGCGCGCAGATGTGGAAAGAGCCCGAGCCCGGTAAAAAGGACATCAACATTGAGCGCACCGAGGAGGCCCTGGCCACGCTGGACGGCAATGCCGAAGTACTGGGCAACCTGACCGGCGTGGAAAGCACCGCTCCGGGCCTGCCCGCCGGCTCCAACCACGGCGGCAGCATCATTGCCGTAGGCTGCCCGTTCTGTATGACGATGATGGCCGACGGCGTGAAAAACAAGGAGCGCGAGCAGGATGTGCAGGTGTTTGACCTGGCCGAGCTGATTGCCTCCGCCGAGGGACTAAACGCCTAA
- a CDS encoding DUF4476 domain-containing protein, with the protein MNKALLLCCSFLLWAAQLVAAPANVNFVSEHGVPFELVFDGRPLTRTISREVYIDRVQPGFHWAEFRIPAGRGFVKYRTRVFLDAGYESNYILIARRGFAPVLRKVSAVPIRYNRGPRRDDGHHGRYEDRDGRYDDRDDRRDEDRRPDYDSHLDQDDDRNGRYEDRSGYNRRSNSLMSSADVDDLIQAVDAKPFDSGKLSIAKDALSQADIRSEDLKRLLRRFDFESQRLELAKYASSHVADPKNFYQVYELFNFDSNIKELQQYSAQARQNDDYRPGYEDRSRSVMTPAEVDGLLRAATTKSFDKDKLAILQDGLARTSIRTDDLKRMLRAFSFEDQRLELAKYAYSHVIDPQNFPQVYALFNFNSNVEALRDYVNQQPRR; encoded by the coding sequence ATGAACAAGGCACTACTCCTTTGCTGCAGCTTTCTGCTATGGGCCGCGCAGCTGGTGGCCGCTCCGGCCAACGTAAATTTCGTTTCGGAACATGGCGTTCCGTTTGAGCTGGTGTTTGATGGGCGCCCGCTAACCCGGACTATTTCGCGCGAGGTGTATATTGACCGGGTGCAGCCCGGCTTTCACTGGGCCGAGTTTCGGATTCCGGCCGGCCGGGGCTTCGTGAAATACCGGACCCGTGTGTTTCTGGATGCCGGCTACGAATCGAATTATATCCTGATTGCCCGCCGCGGCTTTGCGCCGGTACTGCGCAAGGTTTCGGCAGTGCCTATCCGCTACAACCGCGGCCCGCGCCGCGACGATGGCCACCATGGTCGGTATGAAGACCGTGACGGCCGCTACGATGACCGGGACGACCGGCGCGACGAGGACCGCCGCCCCGATTACGACTCGCACCTGGACCAGGACGATGACCGCAACGGCCGCTACGAGGACCGCTCGGGCTACAACCGCCGCTCTAATTCCCTGATGAGCTCCGCCGATGTGGATGACCTGATTCAGGCGGTGGATGCCAAGCCGTTTGATAGCGGCAAGCTCTCCATTGCCAAGGATGCGCTTAGCCAAGCGGATATCCGGTCCGAGGACTTAAAGCGCCTGCTGCGCCGCTTCGATTTTGAGAGCCAGCGCCTGGAGCTAGCCAAATATGCCAGCAGCCACGTGGCCGATCCGAAGAACTTCTATCAGGTATATGAGCTGTTTAACTTCGACTCTAACATAAAAGAGTTGCAGCAATACAGCGCCCAGGCCCGCCAGAACGACGACTACCGCCCCGGTTACGAGGACCGCAGCCGCTCCGTGATGACGCCGGCCGAAGTGGATGGGTTATTGCGGGCCGCCACCACGAAGTCCTTCGATAAAGACAAACTGGCTATTCTGCAGGATGGGCTGGCGCGCACCTCCATCCGCACCGACGACCTGAAGCGCATGCTGCGGGCCTTCAGCTTTGAGGATCAGCGGCTGGAGCTGGCGAAATACGCCTACAGCCACGTTATCGACCCGCAGAATTTTCCGCAGGTGTACGCCCTGTTCAACTTCAATTCTAATGTAGAGGCCCTGCGCGACTACGTTAATCAGCAACCCCGCCGCTAA
- a CDS encoding thiolase family protein: MQTAYIVDAVRTPIGKFGGALSSVRPDDLAAHVLRELMRRNPSVDKSAIEDVIMGAANQAGEDNRNVARMAALLAGLPTTVPGNTVNRLCASGLQSIMDAARAIKAGEGDIYLAGGAESMTRAPFAMAKSETAFGRDFTAHDTTLGWRFVNPKLSKLHHPFTMGETAENVARKYGITRLEQDEFAFNSQRKYHRAFEKGRFRREIVPVFVSSPKGDAALFDHDEPPRLSTMEKLASIRPAFLPLDGTVTAGNSAGINDGAAAVMMVNEAALKLYNLKPLARVVASAVAGVDPAYMGLGPVPATQKVLHRAGLTLNELDLIELNEAFAAQSIACMRDLNLDPEKVNVNGGSIAIGHPLGCSGARITATLIHEMQRRENVRYGLATMCVGVGQGAAVIYEKL; encoded by the coding sequence ATGCAAACTGCATATATCGTGGACGCCGTCCGCACCCCTATTGGCAAATTTGGCGGTGCGCTCAGCAGCGTACGTCCCGACGACCTGGCCGCACACGTGTTGCGCGAGCTGATGCGCCGCAATCCTTCGGTGGATAAATCGGCCATTGAAGACGTGATTATGGGCGCCGCCAACCAGGCCGGCGAAGACAACCGTAACGTGGCCCGCATGGCGGCGCTGCTGGCCGGCCTGCCGACTACCGTGCCCGGCAACACTGTAAACCGCCTGTGCGCCTCCGGCCTGCAAAGCATTATGGATGCCGCACGTGCCATTAAAGCCGGCGAAGGCGACATATACCTGGCCGGCGGGGCCGAAAGCATGACGCGCGCGCCGTTTGCCATGGCGAAGTCGGAAACTGCCTTTGGCCGTGACTTTACTGCCCACGATACCACGCTGGGCTGGCGCTTCGTCAACCCCAAGCTCTCCAAGCTGCATCACCCCTTCACCATGGGCGAAACGGCGGAGAACGTGGCCCGGAAATACGGCATCACGCGGCTGGAGCAGGATGAGTTTGCCTTCAACTCCCAGCGCAAATACCACCGGGCATTCGAGAAAGGCCGTTTCCGCCGCGAAATTGTGCCCGTATTCGTATCCAGCCCCAAAGGCGACGCGGCCCTGTTCGACCACGATGAGCCCCCGCGCCTCTCTACCATGGAGAAGCTGGCCAGCATCCGCCCGGCTTTCCTGCCCCTGGATGGTACCGTAACGGCCGGCAACTCCGCCGGTATCAACGATGGTGCTGCCGCCGTGATGATGGTAAATGAAGCGGCCCTCAAGCTATACAACCTGAAGCCGCTGGCCCGGGTGGTGGCCTCCGCCGTGGCGGGCGTCGATCCGGCGTACATGGGTCTGGGCCCCGTGCCCGCCACCCAGAAAGTGCTGCACCGCGCCGGCCTCACGCTCAATGAGTTGGATCTGATTGAGCTGAACGAAGCCTTTGCCGCTCAGAGCATTGCCTGCATGCGCGACCTGAACCTGGATCCGGAGAAAGTGAACGTGAACGGCGGCTCTATTGCCATTGGGCACCCGCTGGGCTGCTCCGGCGCCCGCATCACGGCCACCCTCATCCATGAAATGCAGCGCCGCGAAAACGTGCGCTACGGCCTGGCTACTATGTGTGTAGGCGTAGGGCAGGGCGCTGCGGTTATTTACGAAAAGCTGTAA
- a CDS encoding DUF4293 family protein, protein MIQRIQSVFLLLLALAMLSVVFLPIWSKVDPLSGQELQLTATKLTYAHADPGMSVPTATWPIAALALASAAVAVFEIFQFRNRFRQLQLGLLNLVLIMGTIGASWYYSGVGERMLNVKLAGAFEAGFYLPTLALLLNLLANRFIRRDEQLVRSMDRLR, encoded by the coding sequence ATGATACAAAGAATCCAAAGCGTGTTCCTATTGCTGCTGGCGTTGGCCATGCTAAGCGTTGTTTTCCTGCCTATCTGGAGCAAAGTGGATCCGCTCAGCGGCCAGGAGCTCCAGCTCACCGCCACCAAGCTCACCTATGCTCACGCCGACCCCGGCATGTCAGTACCCACGGCTACCTGGCCCATTGCCGCCCTGGCGCTGGCTTCGGCTGCCGTGGCGGTTTTCGAAATCTTCCAGTTCCGCAACCGCTTCCGCCAGCTCCAGCTGGGCCTGCTGAATCTGGTCCTGATTATGGGCACCATTGGCGCCAGCTGGTACTACTCCGGCGTAGGCGAGCGGATGCTGAATGTAAAGCTGGCCGGCGCTTTCGAAGCGGGCTTTTACCTGCCCACGCTGGCACTGCTACTCAACCTGCTGGCCAACCGCTTTATCCGCCGCGACGAGCAGCTGGTGCGCAGCATGGACCGCCTGCGGTAA
- a CDS encoding GNAT family N-acetyltransferase, whose translation MADSLLTPTLALPIPGARLRPWRQSDAPALAHYANDRAIWQNLRDTFPHPYTTEDAEYFLALVADSQRDIHLAIEVGGEAVGNIGVHFKSDIRRRSAEIGYWLARDYWGRGLATAAVRTLSDYVLGNFDVCRLFAVVFEPNYASARVLEKAGYALEGRLRKSIVKDGQMLDSRLYALIKEE comes from the coding sequence ATGGCCGATTCCCTGCTGACGCCGACCCTTGCGTTGCCCATACCGGGGGCGCGGCTGCGGCCCTGGCGGCAGAGTGACGCGCCCGCACTGGCCCATTACGCCAACGACCGGGCTATCTGGCAGAACCTGCGCGACACATTTCCGCACCCCTATACCACCGAGGATGCCGAGTATTTCCTGGCTCTGGTAGCTGATAGTCAGCGGGACATACACCTGGCCATTGAAGTAGGAGGGGAGGCCGTCGGGAATATTGGAGTGCACTTCAAATCGGATATCCGTCGCCGCTCTGCGGAAATTGGCTACTGGCTGGCCCGGGACTACTGGGGCCGGGGCCTGGCTACTGCTGCCGTACGTACACTCTCCGACTACGTGCTAGGCAACTTTGATGTGTGCCGTTTATTTGCGGTGGTCTTCGAGCCCAACTATGCTTCAGCCCGTGTGCTGGAAAAGGCCGGTTACGCCCTGGAAGGCCGGCTGCGCAAAAGCATTGTGAAAGATGGCCAGATGCTGGACTCCCGCCTTTACGCTCTCATCAAGGAAGAATAA
- the truA gene encoding tRNA pseudouridine(38-40) synthase TruA, protein MRYFLHLGYDGSLYHGWQVQPNTLTVQRELDRCLSQVLRQPVYSLGSGRTDSGVHASHQVAHFDAEIPDTLDPETLLYRLNRALPRDIRVYAVHPVPDKANARFDAEARTYEYHVRLVPDPFTPAHALYLDRAPDLAAMNQAAGYLLGSRDFTSFSKVKGGEKHYVCVCYEAGWREVPGGLIFRIRANRFVRGMVRLVVGTLLTVGRGKITPEEFKQILDDQSRVAASGAAPANGLFLARVEYPPELVPVEQLPAGMPYFVSR, encoded by the coding sequence TTGCGCTACTTCCTTCATCTCGGCTACGATGGCAGCCTGTACCACGGCTGGCAGGTACAACCCAACACGCTGACGGTGCAGCGCGAGCTGGACCGCTGCCTGTCGCAGGTGCTGCGCCAGCCGGTGTACTCCCTGGGCAGCGGCCGCACCGATTCCGGCGTGCACGCCAGCCATCAGGTAGCGCATTTTGACGCCGAAATACCCGACACGCTTGACCCCGAAACACTGCTGTACCGGCTTAACCGGGCGCTGCCGCGCGATATTCGGGTGTATGCGGTGCATCCGGTGCCGGATAAAGCCAACGCCCGCTTCGATGCCGAAGCCCGCACCTACGAGTACCACGTACGCCTCGTGCCCGACCCCTTCACGCCCGCCCACGCCCTCTACCTCGACCGCGCCCCGGATCTGGCAGCCATGAACCAGGCGGCCGGTTACCTGCTGGGCTCCCGCGACTTCACCAGCTTTTCCAAAGTGAAAGGCGGTGAGAAGCACTACGTGTGCGTTTGCTACGAGGCCGGCTGGCGCGAAGTGCCCGGCGGGCTTATTTTCCGCATCCGGGCCAACCGTTTTGTGCGGGGCATGGTGCGGCTGGTGGTGGGCACGCTGCTCACCGTGGGCCGCGGTAAGATCACGCCCGAAGAGTTCAAGCAGATTCTGGACGACCAGAGCCGGGTGGCGGCCAGCGGCGCGGCCCCGGCCAACGGCCTGTTTCTGGCCCGGGTGGAATATCCGCCCGAACTGGTGCCGGTAGAACAGCTACCCGCCGGAATGCCGTACTTTGTGAGCCGTTAG